GCCGGAGGCGATCTGGTCGTACCGGACCTGCCTCGAGATCGACCCCAACTTCAACGCCGCGCACTACCGCCTCGCGATCGCCCTCTTCCACGCCGGGGAGCTCGACCAGGCGCTCGAGCATTTCGAGAAGTGCACCTCGCTCACCCCCGAGTACCTGATGGCCCGCTACCACGTCGGCGTGATCCACGAGCGGCTCGGCGACGTCGCGCGGGCGGAGCGCGAGTTCACCAGGAGCCTGGACGAGGGGGTGGGGGAGGTGTCGAGCCTGTTCCACCTCGCGGCGATCCGGAAGGCGCGGGGCGACGAGGCCGGCGCGCGCGAGTTGCTCGAGCGCGCGCGGCAGTTCGGTCGCGCCGTCGTGAAGTAGAAGGGAAGGCCCCATGACGACACCTGCCGACGACGGGCTCGTCTACGACTGGGCGGAGCACGGCCCGATGACGTTCCGGCGTCCGGGCGTGCGGGTGATGCTCGACGACGAGACGCTGCGCGACGGACTCCAGAGCCCCTCGGTCGCCGATCCGCCGCTCGAGGACAAGGTCAAGATCCTGCATCTCATGGACCGTCTCGGGATCGAGACGGCCGACGTGGGGCTTCCCGGCGCGGGACCGCGCCAGCGTGAGGCGGTGGAGACCCTCTGCCGCGAGATCGACCGCGCGAAGCTGCGCATCAAGGCCAACTGCGCGGGGCGCACCCTGATGGTGGACATCCAGCCGATGGCGGAGGTCCAGCAGAAAACCGGCGTTCCGATCGAGGCGTGCCTGTTCATCGGCTCGAGCCCGATCCGGCAATACGCCGAGGAGTGGGCGCTCGAGCAGATCCTCCGGCACACCAGGGAGGCGGTCACGTTCGCGGTGCGGGAAGGGCTCGACGTCATGTACGTCACCGAGGACACCGTCCGCTCGTCCCCCGACGACCTGCGCGTCCTGCTCACCGCCGCGATCGAGGCGGGGGCCAAGCGCGTCTGCCTGTGCGACACGGTCGGCGCCGCGGTCCCGCAGACCGCGTTCAATCTCGTCTCGTGGGTGCGGGGCCTCCTGTCCGAGCTGGGCGTCGCCGACCGCATCGGGGTCGACTGGCACGGTCACCGCGACCGCGGCCTCGGGATCGCGAACACCCTCGCGGCCGTCGAGGGAGGGGCGACGCGCGTGCACGGCACGGCGCTGGGCGTGGGGGAGCGCGTCGGCAATACGCCGATGGAGGAGATCCTCGTCAACCTGCGTCTGCTCGGCGTGCGCGACGACGATCTCTCGGCGCTTCCCGAGTACGTCGAGGCGGTGTCGCGGGCGACCGGGGTCCCGATCCCCGTGAACACCCCGATCGTCGGGAAGGACGCCTTCCGCACCGCGACGGGGGTGCACGCCGCCGCCGTCGTGAAGGCGCTCCGGAAGGGAGACGCGTGGCTTGCGGACCGGGTCTACTCCGGCGTGCCGGCGAGCTGGATCGGGCGCAGCCAGGAGATCGAGATCAGCCACATGTCGGGAAAGTCCAACGTCCTCTTCTGGCTGAACGCTCGCGGGCTCCCCGAGACCTCCGAGATCGTCGACGCGATCCTCGCCATGGCCAAGACCTCCCAGCGGGTGCTCAGCGAGGCGGAAGTGCTCGAAGCGATCCACCGCGTCCGGGCGTAAATGGGGACAGCAACCTATTTCCCAGTTGGGAAATAGGTTGCTGTCCCCATTTATCCGATGTCAATCGGCGATCGGCGTCTCCTGTAATAGGAATTAGGTGTCCTAATTCCGAAAAGGGGGTCGGATGCGCGTCGCCGGTTGGGAGGTGCGGGAACCGGGGCGGCCGATGGTCCTCGCGGAGCGCGAGGAGCGTGCGGGCGCGGGCGAGGTGATCGTCGAGGTGGCCGGGTGCGGCGTCTGCCACACCGACCTCGGCTACTTCTACGAAGGGGTCCCGACGCGCCACCCGTTCCCCCTCGTGCTCGGCCACGAGATCAGCGGCCGCGTCGTGGAGGCGGGGGACGGCGCCGCGAGCTGGCTCGGGCGGTCGGTGGTGGTTCCGGCCGTGATTCCCTGCGGGACCTGTCCCGCGTGCCTCGACGGCAGAGGCTCGGTCTGCCCGAAACAGATCTTCCCCGGCAACGACGTGCACGGCGGTTTCGCCACGCACGTGCGCGTCCCCGCGCGCGGCCTCTGCCCCGTTCCGGAAGGCGCCGACCTCGTCGCCCTCGCGGTGATCGCGGATGCCGTCTCGACCCCGTACCAGGCGATCGCGCGAAGCGGCCTCGGAGCGGGGGACGTCGCGGTGTTCGTCGGCGCGGGGGGCGTGGGCGGGTTCGGGGTGCAGGTCGCGGCCGCGCTCGGCGCGCACGTGATCGCCCTCGACGTGGACGACGCGAAGCTGGCGGCGCTTCGGGAGCACGGAGCCGCGGCGACGTGGAACGTCGCCGCGACCGAGCTCAAGGAGCTGCGCAAGCGGGTGCGCCGCTTCGCGGAGGAGCGCGGGGTCCCGACCTGGCGCACGAAGATCTTCGAGACCTCGGGGACGCCGGCCGGCCAGGCGACGGCATTCGGCCTGCTCGCCCACGGCGGCTGGCTCGGCGTCGTCGGATTCACTCCGAAAAGCGTCGAGGTGCGGCTTTCGAACCTGATGGCCTTCGACGCCGTCGCCCAGGGGACCTGGGGGTGCGCCCCCGAGCTCTATCCCGAGATCGTCCGGCTCGTCGTCGAGGGCAAGATCGCCCTCGAGCCGTTCGTCGAGCGCCGACCGCTCGCGTCCGTCAACACCACCTTCGAGGATCTGCACGCCCGGCGCGTCGCGCGTCGCGTGATCCTCGTGCCGGAGGCCTGAGCATGGAGTTCAAGGATCACGACCTCCCCGAGACGAAGGACTGGCCGGGGGTCCTGTACGAGCAGACGCCGCTGCGAAGCCCCGACGGCGCCGTCGTCGCGGGGCTGCACGCCGTCCGGATCACCCTCGACAATCCGAGGCAATACAACTCCTACACGACCGCGATGGTGAAGGGGGTGATCGCCGGAATGCGGCGCGCGTCGAACGACCGCGCCTGCGTGGCGGTCGTCTTCACGGGAGCGGGGGATCGCGCCTTCTGCACCGGCGGGAACACCGCCGAATACGCGACCTACTACGCCGGGCGCCCCGAGGAGTACCGGCAGTACATGCGCCTGTTCAACGACATGGTCACGGCGATCCTGCACTGCGACAAGCCGGTGATCTGCCGCGTGAACGGGATGCGGATCGGCGGCGGCCAGGAGATCGGGATGGCCTGCGACTTCTCGATCGCGCAGGACCTCGCGGTCTTCGGCCAGGCCGGTCCCCGCCACGGCTCGGCCCCCGACGGGGGGAGCACGGACTTCCTGCCCCTGTACGTCGGGATCGAGGCGGCGATGGAGAGCTGCACGACCTGCGAGCCGTGGTCGGCGCACAAGGCGCACCGTCTGGGTCTGCTCACGCGGGTCGTCCCCGCGCTCAAGCTCGACGGCGCGTGGATCCCCAACCCCCTGGTCGTGACCGACCGCTGGCTCGACGGATACGGCCGGATCGTGCACGGCGAGCGCCGCGCGGGGCACGAGCTCGCCGCCGGCAAGGAGACCCTCCGGCGGGCCACCGTCGATCTCTCCGAGCTCGACCGCGAGGTCGACGCGATGGTCTGGGCGCTGGCGAACCTGATGCCCGGCTGCCTGTCGAAGACGATCGAGAGCCTGCGCAAACACAAGCTCACGCCCTGGGACCGGAACCGCGAGGGGAACCGCGCGTGGCTCGCCCTCAACATGATGACCGAGGCGAAGGCGGGGTTCCGTGCCTTCCACGAAGGCGGCAAGGAGCGCCGCGAGGCGGACTTCCTCCTCCTCCGGCGACGGCTCGCCGAAGGCGAGCCCTGGGGAGACCCGCTGATCGACGAGGTCCTGGCGGCCGCCCGTGCCGCGGGCAAGGAGGCGAGATGAGCGCCTCC
The window above is part of the Candidatus Polarisedimenticolaceae bacterium genome. Proteins encoded here:
- the had gene encoding 6-hydroxycyclohex-1-ene-1-carbonyl-CoA dehydrogenase, producing MRVAGWEVREPGRPMVLAEREERAGAGEVIVEVAGCGVCHTDLGYFYEGVPTRHPFPLVLGHEISGRVVEAGDGAASWLGRSVVVPAVIPCGTCPACLDGRGSVCPKQIFPGNDVHGGFATHVRVPARGLCPVPEGADLVALAVIADAVSTPYQAIARSGLGAGDVAVFVGAGGVGGFGVQVAAALGAHVIALDVDDAKLAALREHGAAATWNVAATELKELRKRVRRFAEERGVPTWRTKIFETSGTPAGQATAFGLLAHGGWLGVVGFTPKSVEVRLSNLMAFDAVAQGTWGCAPELYPEIVRLVVEGKIALEPFVERRPLASVNTTFEDLHARRVARRVILVPEA
- the oah gene encoding 6-oxocyclohex-1-ene-1-carbonyl-CoA hydratase; the encoded protein is MEFKDHDLPETKDWPGVLYEQTPLRSPDGAVVAGLHAVRITLDNPRQYNSYTTAMVKGVIAGMRRASNDRACVAVVFTGAGDRAFCTGGNTAEYATYYAGRPEEYRQYMRLFNDMVTAILHCDKPVICRVNGMRIGGGQEIGMACDFSIAQDLAVFGQAGPRHGSAPDGGSTDFLPLYVGIEAAMESCTTCEPWSAHKAHRLGLLTRVVPALKLDGAWIPNPLVVTDRWLDGYGRIVHGERRAGHELAAGKETLRRATVDLSELDREVDAMVWALANLMPGCLSKTIESLRKHKLTPWDRNREGNRAWLALNMMTEAKAGFRAFHEGGKERREADFLLLRRRLAEGEPWGDPLIDEVLAAARAAGKEAR
- a CDS encoding tetratricopeptide repeat protein; this encodes MRCPRCGHDAAEKDSFCASCGMFLRDAWIDHRLLLALVHEREGRHTDARRELERLLAADPGNVLANHQLGVLFFHQGTLDLAIERYKKAIDGAPRFLLCHYDLGVAWYHRGNMPEAIWSYRTCLEIDPNFNAAHYRLAIALFHAGELDQALEHFEKCTSLTPEYLMARYHVGVIHERLGDVARAEREFTRSLDEGVGEVSSLFHLAAIRKARGDEAGARELLERARQFGRAVVK
- a CDS encoding LeuA family protein, with amino-acid sequence MTTPADDGLVYDWAEHGPMTFRRPGVRVMLDDETLRDGLQSPSVADPPLEDKVKILHLMDRLGIETADVGLPGAGPRQREAVETLCREIDRAKLRIKANCAGRTLMVDIQPMAEVQQKTGVPIEACLFIGSSPIRQYAEEWALEQILRHTREAVTFAVREGLDVMYVTEDTVRSSPDDLRVLLTAAIEAGAKRVCLCDTVGAAVPQTAFNLVSWVRGLLSELGVADRIGVDWHGHRDRGLGIANTLAAVEGGATRVHGTALGVGERVGNTPMEEILVNLRLLGVRDDDLSALPEYVEAVSRATGVPIPVNTPIVGKDAFRTATGVHAAAVVKALRKGDAWLADRVYSGVPASWIGRSQEIEISHMSGKSNVLFWLNARGLPETSEIVDAILAMAKTSQRVLSEAEVLEAIHRVRA